In the Burkholderia multivorans ATCC BAA-247 genome, ATTGAACATCGGCCATGCGATCGTCGCGCACGCAATCTTCGCGGGCTGGGACAATGCCGTGCGGGAGATGAAGGCGATCATGGTCGCGGCTCGCGTCGCCGCGCTGCACGGCGGCGCGCGCTGACGATGCGGTCGTTGCGTACGACGCGCGTCGCATGCGGGCTGTCGACCGCGCACGCGGCGCCGCTGCGGGCGCGAAGGAGCTGACATGGCGATCTACGGCATCGGCACCGACATCGTGCAGGTCAGCCGCGTCGCGGCCGTGCTCGAGCGTACCGGCGGACGCTTCGCGGAGAAGGTACTCGGCCCCGACGAACTGCGCGTGTTCCATGCGCGCCGCGCACGTTCGGAGGCGCGCGGCATCGCGTTTCTCGCGACGCGCTTTTCCGCGAAGGAAGCGTTCTCGAAGGCGATCGGGCTCGGCATGCATTGGCCGATGACCTGGCGCGCGTTGCAGACGCTCAACCGGCCGAGCGGCGAGCCGTACGTCGTCGCATCGGGCGAACTCGCCGACTGGCTCGCGGCGCGCGGTATCGCCGCGCGCGTGACGGTCAGCGACGAGCGCGATTACGCGGTGTCGTTCGTGATCGCCGAGACCGACGTGCCTGCGCCCGACGTACCCACCGCTGTTTCCCGAACCACTCCCTGACGGATTTCCCGATTCGATGAAAACGACTCCCGGCCCGGTCATGCTCGACGTCGTCGGCACGGCCCTGTCGCGCGACGATGCGCGGCGTCTCGCGCATCCGAACACCGGCGGCGTGATCCTGTTCGCGCGGCACTTTCAGAACCGCGCGCAACTGACCGCGCTGACCGATGCGATCCGCGCAGTGCGCGACGATATCCTGATTGCAGTCGATCACGAAGGCGGGCGCGTGCAGCGCTTCCGCACCGATGGCTTCACGGT is a window encoding:
- the acpS gene encoding holo-ACP synthase, with amino-acid sequence MAIYGIGTDIVQVSRVAAVLERTGGRFAEKVLGPDELRVFHARRARSEARGIAFLATRFSAKEAFSKAIGLGMHWPMTWRALQTLNRPSGEPYVVASGELADWLAARGIAARVTVSDERDYAVSFVIAETDVPAPDVPTAVSRTTP